CGCCTTGGACCACTCCTCGTGCAAGGTGTCGTAGACCCACACGTCTTTGGACACGCCGTTCTCTGAGCCTCTCCCGCCAGTCACATAGACATTACAGCCGATGGCGCAGGCGCTGAACTCCTTCCTGGGGCTGGGGATGTCTGCCTTGGGGATGATCTCCTTGGCCTTCTGGTCCACCAGGTACAGCTTGTCACACATAAAGGTCTGTCCTCCCAGCAGGAACAGGGCGTGGCTGGTCTTCCTGGGTCGGGCGCAGGGGCTTTTCACCACACCATCGTTCTGAAGGATCTTCAGCTTGCAGTGGATAGCCTCGTCCACCAGCTCTTTGCTCTTCAACTGGTCATTGATCAGCTCCTCTGTGGACACATTCTCCATGAGGAAGATGGCAGGGAGTAGAGCCAGGCGGACGGTCTGCAGCAGCTCAGGCAGGTTGCAGTGCCTCCTCTCCAAGTCGTAGTTGACCCAGTTGAGGGCAGCCTCGTAGACCAGCCTCTCATCCTCTGTCTCCAGCTCCTCGTGGGACAGGAACTGCACCACCATGTCTTTGGGAAGCTGGAGGAAATCCTCTGTCTTGCAGATGGTGGGGAAGTTGCTGAGGCACATGCCCCAGGAGAGCTCAGACAGCTTCGTACACTGGTGGGCGTCGGACAGCAGCAGCATGCCCAGGCAGTTGGACGGGTGCAGGTTCCTCTCCAGGAACTCGGCGCAGGCGTCCCGGATGTCCTGGAACTCCAGCATGTCCCCTGCCTCAAGGAGGGACTCGGCATTCTCCTCGTTGATGACAACCCGGGACGTGTAAGCATAGTCTAATAAGAGCTCCAGGACCTCCGGGTGGATGGAGTCCCTGAAGTCCACCTCGCTGGCCTGGCTCTCCTTCAGCCCGCCAGAGAACATGGCCTGTCAGAGAACAAAGAGTATGGGAAACCAAGAGAGTTAGCTAATTAGCTCGTAAAACTTTTAGCCCAGCTAGTGTTAGCATGGTGGCTAAACATGCAGGTTTTCTTATGGGAAATGCTAACGGTTCCCTCTCTTGGTAATAAGTGTCTTTACCTCAAAGTAGCGGCTGCAGGCAGCCAGCACAGCACGGTGGCAGGGGAAGGAGCGACTCCCGGCATGGAGGAGGACGTCGGTGAAGAGACGCTGCTGCCGCAGTGTGTTCAGGTGCATGAGGACGCTGTCGGCATACGATGACTTGTGGAACAGGTAGATGTTCATGGAGCCGGTGCTGGCACGCGACTTGCGGTTCTCGTGGACGCAGACAGACATTTTCATTGAATCCTGGGAAAGAGAACAAAACCAGAAATGGGATTTAGAATACATAACGTATCATAACAAAGTAAAACACACAGCCGTTGGCATGAGTGATTCACAAAATGAAAACCAGTAGCCCATATATACCCATATATATAAGGAAACAGAAAAATGCATGATAAGAAATTCAAAGCATGGGGACATAGCCTACAGTTCAAAGTACCTTTTCTGACCAGAAAACCTGAATATAAATGAAAGCTAGTCCAAGCTAAAACCCTGTTAGAGTGCATAACTCATCTCCACACAGTCCTAGGGAAGGGTACTGAGTCACCATCTCAGTCTCAGGCTGcttcccaattggcaccctattccttatataaccatatgggcccttgtcaaaagtagtgcactatatagggaatagaatgccatttgggatgcagcctcagtCACATTTTGATTCCAGGGAGGGGTGTCTGATATGATCAATATCAGCAGGGTCGCTCACTGGGCTAGGACAGGCTGGTCTCATAGACAAGACTTAACATAGTAAACGAAAATTCagaacactcaaattagtatgatatgctaCATTTGGTGtcgttacataagacagaaggttacttaaggggAAAATGAAATGAGGGTGgcgggtcagggtggatgggtagCTGTATAAAGTGAACATCTAGCAACCCGAAATGTTGCGTGTTCGAATTTCGTTACTGACAACTTCAGCAACGTTGCAGcgacttactactttttagataCCTTGTAAGGGTTGGCTAGGGGGAGAAAACGTTCAAAAGTAAACAGCAAGGCATGTACACCGCTAGAGTTCCGTAAGGAACCAATGCTAGCCAATGGTTCATATTTGCACCTTTGGTTAGTTGAGGGGTTCTTGGAGGAACCTTTTTGGTTCAATGTAGCACTGGGTTCCTGGAGGAACACTGGAGTGGAAGCGTGGTTTAGTAGGAGTGTGGCTTTTTTTGGTGCCCCGTTAAGAGTAAATGTCAGtcctgttcatctgttctgttgaaTTGTCATCACACGTTAAAGTtgatctaaaatctaaaatttcACAAGTGATtccaactatactgaacaaaaatgtaaacgcaacatgtaaagttttggtcccgtgtttcatattctgaaataaaataaatcccagaaatgttccatacgcacaaaaagcttacttcTCTAAAATGTGTGAGCActaaatttgtttatatcccatttctcctttgccaagataatccatccacctgacaggtgtagcatagaagctaattaaacagcatgatctttacacaggtgcaccttgtgatggggacaatgaaaggtccactttaaaatgtgcagttttgtcacacaacacaatgccacagatgtctcaagttgagggagcatgcaactggcatgctgactgcaggaatgtctaccagagctgttgccagagaatttaatgttaatttctctaccataagattCATCCAATGTCGTTTTGGAGAATTTGgaagtatgtccaactggcctcacaaccgcagaccacgtgtaaccatgccagcccagtacctccacatCCGTATTCTTCACCtgcacacactaccccataatgacaaagcaaacacaggtttttagacatgtttgcaaatgtataaaaataaaataccttacttacataagttttcagacccgaAAACGTATgcatgagactcaaaattgagctcaggtgcatcctgtttaaattgatcatccttgagatgtttctacaacttgattggagtccacctgtggtaaattcaattgattggacatgatttggaaaggcacatacctgtcgatataaggtcccacagttgacagtgtatgtcagagcaaaaaccaagccatgaggttgaagaaattgtccgtagagctctgagagaggattgtgtcgagtggcctcacacagtggcctccatcattcttaaattgaataagtttggaaccaccaagactcttcctaaagctggccacccaagccaaactgagaaattgggggagaagggccttggtcagggaggtgaccaagaacccgatcgtcactctgacagagctctatctcctatgtggaaatgggagaaccttccagaacgacaaccatctctgcagcactccaccaatcagcctgcttggagttttcctaaaggcacctaaaggactctcagaccatgagaagcaagattctctggtctgatgaaaccaagattgaactctttggcatggatgccaagcgtcacgtctggaggaaacctggcaccatctttaCGGTGAAGCacgtgatggcagcatcatgctgtgggcatgtttttcagcagcaaggactaggagaccagtcaggatcgagggaaagattaacggagcaaagtacagagagatccttaatgaaaatctgctccagagtgctcaggacctcagactgtggtgaaggttcaccttccaacaacgaccctaagcacacagccaagacaacgcaggattgacttcgggacaagtctctgaatgtccttgagagacCCAGTCAGAGTCCAGAATTGAATTCTATTCAACATCGctggagacttgaaaatagctgtgcagtgacgctccccatccaacctgatagagcttgagatgatctgcagagaagaatgggagaaactccccaaatacaggtgtactaagcttgtagcgtcaaattccaagaagactcgaggcggttatcactgccaaaggtgctttaacaaagtactgagtaaagggtctgaatacttacgtaatgtgatttttttttgcgcgcacatttctaaaaatctgtttttgcttcgtcattttggggtattgtgtgtgtagaaaaaaacgattgaatccatttcagaataag
The Salvelinus fontinalis isolate EN_2023a chromosome 10, ASM2944872v1, whole genome shotgun sequence DNA segment above includes these coding regions:
- the LOC129863709 gene encoding ectoderm-neural cortex protein 1, which gives rise to MKMSVCVHENRKSRASTGSMNIYLFHKSSYADSVLMHLNTLRQQRLFTDVLLHAGSRSFPCHRAVLAACSRYFEAMFSGGLKESQASEVDFRDSIHPEVLELLLDYAYTSRVVINEENAESLLEAGDMLEFQDIRDACAEFLERNLHPSNCLGMLLLSDAHQCTKLSELSWGMCLSNFPTICKTEDFLQLPKDMVVQFLSHEELETEDERLVYEAALNWVNYDLERRHCNLPELLQTVRLALLPAIFLMENVSTEELINDQLKSKELVDEAIHCKLKILQNDGVVKSPCARPRKTSHALFLLGGQTFMCDKLYLVDQKAKEIIPKADIPSPRKEFSACAIGCNVYVTGGRGSENGVSKDVWVYDTLHEEWSKAAPMLIARFGHGSAELKHCLYVVGGHTAGTGCLPASPSVSLKQVEQFDPVANKWTMVAPLREGVSNAAVVSVKLKLFAFGGTSVTHDKLPKVQCYDPQENRWTVPASCPQPWRYTAAAVLGNQIFVMGGDTEFSACSAYKFSSDTYQWTKVGDVTAKRMSCQAVASGNKLYVVGGYFGTQRCKTLDCYDPTLDAWNSITTVPYSLIPTAFVSTWKHLPA